From the genome of Phycisphaerae bacterium:
TCAACTGCTCGACCGCCAGCGTCAGCTCGATCAGGCCCGATGTGTCGATGATTCCAATGCCTCGCCCGCGACAGACGCCGTGGATCGCCTGTCCGTACTCAAGGTGCGGAGCCATCGCCGTCCGCTCGTCGAGGAACCACGTTGCCAGCAGCCGTTCGACCTTCTCCAGCCAGCGCCGCTCCGCGGTCAACTCATACGCTACGGCCAGCCCGCCGACCGCAGCGGCAAGGTCGTGCATGGCGTTAAGGTGGGCGAGAAATGCATCTGGATTGACGAATCCGTCGCGGCGGATGTGCGGGCCGTCGGGATCGTCCGGATTGGGCCACCAGTAGGGGCCCTCGGAGTAATAGTCGTGCTCCGTTCCGCCGCTTCGCGGACAACGGAGAAACGTCACGCTGTATTCCGGGCCGGCCAGATACCGCTTGGCCTCGGCCAGTAGGCGTCCGCGTTCCGCTTCCGTCGGGTCGGTCATCGTTCCGGCGCTACTTGAATTTCGGCAGCATCTCGCCGTGGGCCTCGATCAGGTCGTCGCAGAGCCGCCGGATTTGATCGAGCGGCAACTCATCCGCGGTGTGCGGGTCCAGGTACGCCGCCTGGTAGACCGCATCCCGCTTCTTTGTCAGCGCCGCCTCGATCGTCATCAACTGCACGTTGACGTTGGTCCGGTTTAGCGCCGCGCACTGCTCGGGCAACTCACCCACGTAACAGCCCTGGACGCCGTTGCGATCGATCAAACATGGTACCTCGACGCACGCCTTGGCCGGCAGGTTCGTGATCAATCCCGTGTTCAGGATGTTCCCGTGGATGCGGAACGGCCGATCCGTTTCCATCGCCTCCATGATCCCGGAGGCGTATTCGCAGGTCTTGGTGTGGGTGATCTGGCGGTTGTTGACCAGTTCATCCCGCTGCTTCTTCCAACCTTCGATCTGGTTTACGCACCGCCGCGGGTACTCGTCCAGCGGGATGTTGTACTCCTCGATCAGCTCCGGATACCCGCTCTTGATCCAGTACGGGCTGTACTCGGCGTTGTGCTCCGACGACTCGGTCACGTAGCAACCGAACCGGCGCATGATCTCCAGGCGGATCATATCATGGTGCTTCTCGCCTTTCTTGCGGGCCTGGTCGAGAATCTTGAACGCCCGTTTCTTGATCTCGGGGTACAGATCCTTGTTGCCGTCGCGGATCTCCAGCAGCCACGCCATGTGGTTGATCCCGGCGATCCGCCACTTGAGCGTCTTGACCTGGTCGTTCATCCCGACAATGTTCAACAGATGCCTGGCGCAGCCCTGCACCGAATGGCACAGCCCGACCGCCCGAACCGCCGTTGCCTGCTGCATGGCGCCGGTGATCATCGCCAGCGGGTTCACGTAGGTCAGGAACCACGCATTGGGGCAGACCTGCTCCATGTCGCGGGCGAAGTCGAGGACCACCGGGATCGTCCGCAAGGCCCGGAAAATCCCGCCGATGCCCAGCGTGTCGCCGATCGTCTGCCGCAGGCCGTACCGTTTGGGTACTTCGAAGTCGATCACCGTGCCCGGATCGTAGCCGCCGACCTGGATTGCGTTGACCACGTAGTCGGCTCCCTTGAGGGCCGCTTTGCGGCTCTTGACCCCGCAATGAGCGGAAATCCTCGCCCGCCCGTCGTTGATGTTCTCGTTGAGCCGGTCGAGCATGAGCTTCGACTCTTTGAGCCGCTTGGGGTCGATGTCGTACAGGGCGATCTGAGACTCCCGCAGGGCCTCCGTAAGCATGCAGTCGCCCAGCACGCTCTTGGCGAATACCGTGCTGCCGGCGCCCATGAATGCGATCTTGGCCATTCCTCATTCTCCTCAACGTAAAAATGGCGTCCAGCCTGGATGCACAAAACGCGGGATTCTAGCAACACACCGGGCCCATTGCCAGAGGCATTTGCCAGAGCCGAGTGACGAACCGCCGGCGGCCAATTCCGCCGGCCAGACGAACGCCGACCGCCGCCGGTCTCAGTAGTCCCGTTCCTTCAGCGGCTGGTAGTCCACCTTGTTCGACCCGATGTAGACCTGACGCGGCCGCGAGATCCGGGCCCCGGGCTCGGCGTGTTGCTCGCGCCAGTGGGCGATCCAGCCCGGCAGACGCCCGATCGCGAACATCACCGTGAACATGTTGACCGGGATATTCAACGCCCGCAGGATGATCCCGCTGTAGAAATCCACGTTCGGGTACAGCTTGCGCTCGACGAAGTACGAATCCTCCAGGGCCAGTTCCTCCAGGCCGCGGGCGATGTTCAGCAGCGGATCGTTGACGTTCAGCTTGGCCAGCACCTTGTCCGTGGCCTCCTTGATGATCCGCGCCCGAGGATCGTAGTTCTTGTACACCCGGT
Proteins encoded in this window:
- a CDS encoding alpha-glucosidase/alpha-galactosidase; amino-acid sequence: MAKIAFMGAGSTVFAKSVLGDCMLTEALRESQIALYDIDPKRLKESKLMLDRLNENINDGRARISAHCGVKSRKAALKGADYVVNAIQVGGYDPGTVIDFEVPKRYGLRQTIGDTLGIGGIFRALRTIPVVLDFARDMEQVCPNAWFLTYVNPLAMITGAMQQATAVRAVGLCHSVQGCARHLLNIVGMNDQVKTLKWRIAGINHMAWLLEIRDGNKDLYPEIKKRAFKILDQARKKGEKHHDMIRLEIMRRFGCYVTESSEHNAEYSPYWIKSGYPELIEEYNIPLDEYPRRCVNQIEGWKKQRDELVNNRQITHTKTCEYASGIMEAMETDRPFRIHGNILNTGLITNLPAKACVEVPCLIDRNGVQGCYVGELPEQCAALNRTNVNVQLMTIEAALTKKRDAVYQAAYLDPHTADELPLDQIRRLCDDLIEAHGEMLPKFK